In Mastigocladopsis repens PCC 10914, a single window of DNA contains:
- a CDS encoding helix-turn-helix transcriptional regulator: MKQKAKPRIAFLREKAGLTQLELSRLVGVTESTIQNWESGRTGTEHIERIIRFCKALNCQVEDLLEYVSDSLEEPAAKPSSLSEIHHLLGTDEPYSTSSPNSEATQKRKVSH, encoded by the coding sequence CTGAAACAGAAGGCAAAACCACGGATAGCTTTTCTACGTGAAAAGGCAGGGCTAACCCAGCTCGAACTTTCACGTCTGGTAGGCGTGACCGAAAGTACCATTCAGAACTGGGAAAGCGGAAGGACTGGAACAGAACACATTGAGAGAATCATCAGGTTTTGTAAAGCTCTGAATTGCCAAGTAGAAGATTTGCTCGAGTACGTAAGCGATTCACTTGAGGAACCTGCTGCAAAACCTAGCTCCCTGAGCGAGATACATCATCTGTTGGGGACTGACGAACCTTACTCAACTTCTAGTCCTAACTCTGAAGCTACTCAAAAGCGGAAAGTTAGTCATTAG
- a CDS encoding PIN domain-containing protein, whose amino-acid sequence MFRILIDADLILEALINRNGCIGDVSELLDRVHPWIQMYVTDIGWQKIYTYASRLRNTKIAEIVVDWLQEKIQICTVDQTILQQARSSPLKDFESAVELVCAGYQELDAIVTHNYDDFAEAPNKFWVWSVAELWVRANLESQLRTTRSIS is encoded by the coding sequence GTGTTCAGGATACTAATTGATGCTGACTTAATATTAGAGGCGTTGATAAATCGTAACGGATGTATAGGCGATGTCAGTGAATTATTGGATAGAGTACATCCGTGGATTCAGATGTATGTCACAGATATTGGTTGGCAAAAAATATATACATATGCAAGCCGTTTGCGAAATACAAAAATTGCTGAGATAGTTGTTGATTGGTTGCAAGAAAAAATCCAAATTTGTACTGTAGATCAGACTATTCTTCAACAAGCACGATCATCACCTCTTAAGGATTTTGAATCTGCTGTAGAGCTAGTTTGTGCTGGCTATCAGGAACTAGATGCAATTGTCACTCACAACTATGATGATTTTGCCGAAGCACCAAATAAATTTTGGGTGTGGTCAGTCGCAGAATTGTGGGTGCGTGCGAATCTAGAAAGCCAACTACGTACAACTAGGTCTATTTCCTAG